The following are encoded in a window of Chlorocebus sabaeus isolate Y175 chromosome 10, mChlSab1.0.hap1, whole genome shotgun sequence genomic DNA:
- the LOC119623112 gene encoding dnaJ homolog subfamily B member 3, protein MVDYYEVLGVPRQASTEAIKKAYRKLALKWHPDKNPENKEEAERRFKQVAEAYEVLSDAKKRDVYDRYGEAGAEGSCAVGRPFEDPFEYIFSFRDPVEVFREFFGGQDPFSFDLFGNPLENIFGSRRNSRGSRSRGSAPLFSAFSEFPAFGGGFSSFDTGFSSFGSLGSGGLSSFYMSYGSDGTGSFKSMSTSTEIVDGKKITTKRIIENGQERVEVEEDGEFS, encoded by the coding sequence ATGGTGGACTACTACGAGGTGCTGGGCGTGCCCCGGCAGGCCTCGACCGAGGCCATCAAGAAGGCTTACCGCAAGCTGGCACTCAAGTGGCACCCGGACAAAAACCCCGAGAACAAGGAGGAAGCAGAAAGGAGATTCAAGCAGGTGGCCGAGGCCTACGAGGTGTTGTCGGACGCCAAGAAACGCGATGTGTACGACCGTTATGGCGAGGCGGGGGCGGAGGGTAGCTGCGCAGTCGGCAGGCCTTTCGAGGACCCCTTCGAGTACATCTTCAGCTTCCGCGACCCGGTCGAGGTCTTCAGGGAGTTCTTCGGTGGCCAGGACCCATTCTCCTTTGACCTCTTCGGAAACCCgctggaaaatatttttgggaGTCGGAGGAACTCCCGGGGAAGCAGAAGCAGAGGGTCTGCACCCCTTTTCTCTGCCTTCAGTGAATTTCCAGCTTTTGGGggtggattttcttcttttgatacaGGATTTAGTTCCTTTGGCTCCCTGGGAAGTGGGGGCCTTTCTTCCTTCTACATGTCTTATGGTAGTGATGGGACAGGCAGCTTCAAGTCCATGTCGACTTCCACTGAAATAGTTGATGGCAAAAAAATCACCACCAAGAGAATCATTGAGAATGGCCAAGAAAGGGTGGAAGTGGAGGAAGATGGAGAGTTCAGTTAA
- the LOC119625035 gene encoding UDP-glucuronosyltransferase 1A3-like, producing the protein MATGFQVPLPRLAIGLLLLLSVQPWAESGKVLVVPTDGSHWLSMREAVRELHARGHQAVVLTPEVNMHMKEENFFTLTTYAIPWTQDEFDRFLLGHTQWFFGTDHLLKTFSRNTAIMNNMSLVFHRSCVELLHNEALMRHLNATSFDVVLTDPISVCRMVLAKYLSIPVVFFVQEHSI; encoded by the coding sequence ATGGCCACAGGATTCCAAGTTCCCCTGCCACGGCTGGCCATAGGACTGTTGCTCCTCCTTAGTGTCCAGCCCTGGGCTGAGAGTGGGAAGGTGCTGGTGGTGCCCACTGATGGCAGCCACTGGCTCAGCATGCGGGAGGCCGTGCGGGAGCTCCATGCCAGAGGCCACCAGGCGGTGGTCCTCACCCCGGAGGTGAATATGCACATGAAAGAAGAGAACTTTTTCACCCTGACAACCTATGCCATTCCGTGGACCCAGGATGAATTTGATCGCTTTTTGCTGGGCCACACTCAATGGTTCTTTGGAACAGACCATCTTCTGAAGACATTTTCTAGAAATACGGCAATTATGAACAATATGTCTTTGGTCTTTCATAGGTCTTGTGTGGAGCTACTGCATAATGAAGCCCTAATGAGGCACCTGAATGCTACTTCCTTTGATGTGGTTTTAACAGACCCCATTTCTGTCTGCCGGATGGTGCTGGCTAAGTACCTGTCGATTCCTGTTGTGTTTTTTGTTCAGGAACATTCCATATGA